Proteins encoded by one window of Anaeromyxobacter sp.:
- the sufC gene encoding Fe-S cluster assembly ATPase SufC: MSGAVLLEIKGLTASVGDRPILKGLDLTVRAGEVHAIMGPNGSGKSTLASVLAGRDAYQVTGGAATYAGEDLLALAPEARAAKGVFLGFQYPVEIPGVGNLYFLRTALNAIRRARGEEELDAMDFLTMAKEKMKLVELDPAFGSRSVNEGFSGGEKKRNEVFQMAVLEPRLAILDEIDSGLDIDALRVVARGVNALRRPDRAIVLVTHYQRLLELITPDVVHVMAAGRIVKSGGRELALELEKTGYAWVGDKPPLALSPAAPRPESRGRP, encoded by the coding sequence ATGAGCGGGGCGGTGCTGCTGGAGATCAAGGGCCTGACGGCCAGCGTGGGCGACCGGCCCATCCTGAAGGGGCTGGACCTGACGGTGCGGGCCGGCGAGGTGCACGCCATCATGGGGCCGAACGGCTCCGGGAAGTCGACGCTGGCCAGCGTGCTGGCCGGCCGCGACGCCTACCAGGTGACCGGCGGCGCCGCCACCTACGCCGGGGAGGACCTGCTGGCGCTGGCCCCCGAGGCGCGGGCCGCCAAGGGCGTCTTCCTGGGGTTCCAGTACCCGGTGGAGATCCCGGGGGTGGGCAACCTCTACTTCCTCCGGACCGCCCTCAACGCCATCCGGCGGGCCCGCGGCGAGGAGGAGCTGGACGCCATGGACTTCCTCACCATGGCCAAGGAGAAGATGAAGCTGGTCGAGCTCGACCCGGCCTTCGGCTCGCGCTCGGTCAACGAGGGCTTCTCGGGCGGCGAGAAGAAGCGCAACGAGGTCTTCCAGATGGCGGTGCTCGAGCCGCGCCTGGCCATCCTCGACGAGATCGACTCGGGGCTCGACATCGACGCGCTGCGCGTGGTGGCCAGGGGCGTCAACGCGCTGCGCCGGCCGGATCGCGCCATCGTGCTGGTGACGCACTACCAGCGCCTCCTGGAGCTCATCACCCCGGACGTGGTGCACGTCATGGCGGCCGGTCGCATCGTCAAGAGCGGCGGGCGCGAGCTGGCCCTGGAGCTGGAGAAGACGGGCTACGCCTGGGTGGGCGACAAGCCGCCGCTGGCGCTCTCGCCCGCCGCGCCGCGCCCCGAGTCGCGGGGCCGGCCGTGA
- a CDS encoding SUF system Fe-S cluster assembly regulator: MIRMSKLTDYAIVLLAHLARSERTLTAQALADRSRVPLPTVSKLCKELSRAHLVSSHRGRHGGYALARSAETISVAEVVEALEGPIALTECGTPLGAPCGIEPFCPAKGSWDPVSRAVHGALQKLPLSSIGPYRLAVAARDGVPATALPVVPGVT; this comes from the coding sequence ATGATCAGGATGAGCAAGCTCACCGACTACGCCATCGTGCTCCTGGCGCACCTGGCCCGCAGCGAGCGCACCCTCACGGCGCAGGCGCTGGCGGACCGCTCCCGGGTGCCGCTCCCCACCGTCTCCAAGCTCTGCAAGGAGCTGTCGCGCGCCCACCTGGTGTCCTCGCACCGCGGCCGGCACGGCGGCTACGCCCTGGCCCGCAGCGCCGAGACCATCTCGGTGGCCGAGGTGGTGGAGGCGCTGGAGGGGCCCATCGCGCTGACCGAGTGCGGCACGCCGCTGGGTGCGCCGTGCGGCATCGAGCCCTTCTGCCCGGCCAAGGGGAGCTGGGACCCGGTGTCGCGCGCCGTGCACGGCGCCCTGCAGAAGCTGCCGCTCTCCTCCATCGGCCCCTACCGCCTGGCCGTCGCCGCCCGCGACGGCGTCCCCGCCACCGCCCTCCCGGTCGTCCCCGGAGTGACCTGA
- a CDS encoding SUF system NifU family Fe-S cluster assembly protein, translated as MSELTDLYQEVILDHGKRPRNFGPLPDATHHAEGLNPLCGDHLDVQARVADGAIREVHFTGTGCAISRASASVMTGLVKGKRPEEVEAMFQVFHALVTEGPGAAPDLEALGKLAVFGGVHEFPTRVKCASLAWHTLRAALKGDAATSTE; from the coding sequence GTGAGCGAGCTCACCGACCTCTACCAGGAGGTGATCCTGGACCACGGCAAGCGGCCCCGGAACTTCGGGCCGCTGCCGGACGCCACCCACCACGCCGAGGGGCTGAACCCGCTGTGCGGCGACCACCTCGACGTCCAGGCGCGGGTGGCGGACGGCGCCATCCGCGAGGTCCACTTCACCGGCACCGGCTGCGCCATCAGCCGGGCCTCGGCCTCGGTCATGACCGGCCTGGTGAAGGGGAAGCGCCCCGAGGAGGTGGAGGCCATGTTCCAGGTCTTCCACGCCCTGGTCACCGAGGGGCCGGGCGCCGCGCCCGACCTGGAGGCCCTGGGCAAGCTGGCCGTCTTCGGCGGGGTGCACGAGTTCCCCACCCGGGTGAAGTGCGCCAGCCTGGCCTGGCACACCCTGCGCGCCGCCCTCAAGGGCGACGCCGCCACCTCCACCGAGTAG
- a CDS encoding M20/M25/M40 family metallo-hydrolase — protein MPEQPVDLALAHYEKNAAIYLDELKRLVRIPSVSFQGFPATEVVRSATAVAELLKRRGFEKVEVLEVEGAHPYVYGERIVDPAAPTVLLYAHHDVQPAGELEAWKSPPFEPSERDGRLYGRGAADDKAGILTHVAAVDAWVRGAKQLPLNVKIVIEGEEETGSEHLTAFLQKFRARLDADAMILTDTGNVDTGVPSITVALRGLVTVDVEVRALGQSVHSGMWGGPVPDPAMALCRMLATLVEPDGRIAIPGLYDRVRPLSRAQADAIAALPITEDDFRRQAKVRPGVQLLGGRHPLEQNWWQPSLAINAFQASSRKDARNIINDVAWARVGIRLVPDQDPDDVRERLVAALRAAVPWGLELKVHVETCGPPWLTDLDHPAFAASFRALEKGFGRPGLAIGCGGSIGFVEPFAKALGGAPAILIGVEDPYSNAHSENESLHLGDFQRGIRSAIHLYAELAAALKKG, from the coding sequence ATGCCCGAACAGCCCGTCGACCTCGCCCTGGCCCACTACGAGAAGAACGCCGCCATCTACCTCGACGAGCTGAAGCGGCTCGTCCGCATTCCCTCGGTCTCCTTCCAGGGCTTCCCGGCCACCGAGGTGGTCCGCAGCGCCACCGCGGTGGCGGAGCTGCTCAAGCGGCGGGGCTTCGAGAAGGTGGAGGTCCTGGAGGTGGAGGGGGCCCACCCCTACGTCTACGGCGAGCGCATCGTGGACCCGGCGGCGCCCACCGTCCTGCTCTACGCCCACCACGACGTGCAGCCGGCCGGCGAGCTGGAGGCCTGGAAGAGCCCGCCCTTCGAGCCCAGCGAGCGCGACGGGCGGCTCTACGGCCGCGGCGCGGCCGACGACAAGGCCGGCATCCTCACCCACGTGGCGGCGGTGGACGCCTGGGTGCGCGGCGCCAAGCAGCTGCCGCTCAACGTGAAGATCGTCATCGAGGGCGAGGAGGAGACCGGCTCCGAGCACCTCACCGCCTTCCTGCAGAAGTTCCGGGCCCGGCTCGACGCCGACGCCATGATCCTCACCGACACCGGCAACGTGGACACCGGCGTCCCCTCCATCACCGTGGCGCTGCGCGGCCTGGTGACGGTGGACGTGGAGGTGCGGGCCCTGGGGCAGTCGGTCCACTCCGGCATGTGGGGCGGCCCGGTGCCGGATCCGGCCATGGCGCTGTGCCGCATGCTGGCCACGCTGGTGGAGCCGGACGGGCGCATCGCCATCCCCGGCCTCTACGACCGGGTGCGGCCGCTCAGCAGGGCGCAGGCGGACGCCATCGCCGCCCTGCCCATCACCGAGGACGACTTCCGGCGGCAGGCCAAGGTGCGCCCCGGGGTGCAGCTGCTCGGCGGGCGCCACCCGCTGGAGCAGAACTGGTGGCAGCCGTCGCTGGCGATCAACGCCTTCCAGGCCTCCTCCCGCAAGGACGCCCGCAACATCATCAACGACGTGGCCTGGGCCCGGGTGGGCATCCGGCTGGTGCCCGACCAGGACCCGGACGACGTGCGCGAGCGGCTGGTGGCGGCGCTGCGGGCGGCGGTGCCCTGGGGGCTGGAGCTCAAGGTGCACGTCGAGACCTGCGGCCCGCCCTGGCTCACCGACCTGGACCACCCGGCCTTCGCCGCCTCCTTCCGGGCGCTGGAGAAGGGGTTCGGGCGGCCCGGCCTGGCCATCGGCTGCGGCGGCTCGATCGGCTTCGTCGAGCCGTTCGCCAAGGCGCTCGGCGGCGCACCGGCCATCCTCATCGGGGTGGAGGACCCCTACTCCAACGCCCATTCCGAGAACGAGAGCCTGCACCTGGGCGACTTCCAGCGCGGCATCCGCAGCGCCATCCACCTCTACGCCGAGCTGGCGGCGGCGCTGAAGAAGGGGTGA
- a CDS encoding YaeQ family protein, with protein MALPSTLHHFDVHLSHVDRGVDRDLAIKAARHPSETAERLWLRLLAFCWQWEETITFGPGICDPDEPDLLALGPDGSTRTLLCRVGRPEVARIEKDCARGGGARVAVLFDSVRRLESFLAEARTGRPERVAKAELAALPDELVRELAKLEERRQKVGLTIADGHFYLDVGRQTLDGAMVIGRP; from the coding sequence ATGGCGCTCCCCTCCACCCTGCACCACTTCGACGTCCACCTGTCGCACGTCGACCGCGGCGTCGATCGCGACCTGGCCATCAAGGCGGCGCGCCACCCCTCGGAGACCGCCGAGCGGCTCTGGCTCCGGCTGCTGGCGTTCTGCTGGCAGTGGGAGGAGACCATCACCTTCGGCCCCGGCATCTGCGATCCCGACGAGCCGGACCTGCTGGCGCTCGGCCCGGACGGCAGCACCCGCACCCTGCTGTGCCGGGTGGGCCGGCCCGAGGTGGCGCGCATCGAGAAGGACTGCGCCCGCGGCGGCGGGGCGCGGGTGGCGGTGCTCTTCGACTCGGTGCGGCGGCTGGAGTCCTTCCTGGCCGAGGCCCGCACCGGCCGGCCGGAGCGGGTGGCCAAGGCCGAGCTGGCCGCGCTGCCCGACGAGCTGGTCCGCGAGCTCGCCAAGCTGGAGGAGCGGCGCCAGAAGGTGGGCCTGACCATCGCCGACGGCCACTTCTACCTGGACGTCGGGCGCCAGACGCTGGACGGAGCCATGGTGATCGGGCGGCCGTGA
- the sufB gene encoding Fe-S cluster assembly protein SufB: MTTAEQLKSLTEQKYRYGFVTDIESDAIPKGLSEDVIRLISRKKGEPEFMLAWRLKSYRHWLTLTEPTWAKVAYKKPDYQEIVYYSAPRPKKQLGSMEEVDPELKRAFAKLGIPLEEQLRLAGVAVDAVFDSVSVATTYKAKLAEKGIVFCSFSDAVKEHPALVEQHLGTVVPPADNFFSALNSAVFSDGSFVYVPKGVRCPMELSTYFRINAKDTGQFERTLIVADEGAYVSYLEGCTAPMRDENQLHAAVVELVARDGAEIKYSTVQNWYPGDAEGKGGIYNFVTKRGAAHRKSKISWTQVETGSAITWKYPSVLLLGDDSVGEFYSVALTNHRQQADTGTKMIHVGKNTRSTIVSKGISAGRGQNTYRGLVKVQKGATGARNYSQCDSLLIGDQCGAHTFPSIEVKNRTATVEHEATTSKISEDQLFYCRQRGLSQEDAVSMIVNGFAKQVLKELPMEFAVEAQKLLGLSLEGSVG, translated from the coding sequence ATGACCACCGCCGAGCAGCTCAAGTCCCTCACCGAGCAGAAGTACCGGTACGGGTTCGTCACCGACATCGAGTCGGACGCCATCCCCAAGGGGCTCTCGGAGGACGTCATCCGGCTCATCTCGAGGAAGAAGGGCGAGCCGGAGTTCATGCTGGCCTGGCGGCTCAAGTCCTACCGCCACTGGCTCACCCTCACCGAGCCGACCTGGGCCAAGGTCGCCTACAAGAAGCCGGACTACCAGGAGATCGTCTACTACTCGGCGCCCAGGCCGAAGAAGCAGCTCGGGTCGATGGAGGAGGTCGACCCGGAGCTGAAGCGGGCCTTCGCCAAGCTCGGCATCCCGCTCGAGGAGCAGCTCCGGCTGGCCGGGGTGGCGGTCGACGCGGTCTTCGACTCGGTCTCGGTGGCCACCACCTACAAGGCCAAGCTGGCCGAGAAGGGCATCGTCTTCTGCTCCTTCTCCGACGCCGTGAAGGAGCACCCGGCGCTCGTCGAGCAGCACCTCGGCACGGTGGTGCCGCCGGCCGACAACTTCTTCTCGGCGCTCAACTCGGCGGTCTTCTCGGACGGCAGCTTCGTGTACGTGCCCAAGGGCGTGCGCTGCCCCATGGAGCTCTCCACCTACTTCCGCATCAACGCCAAGGACACCGGCCAGTTCGAGCGGACCCTGATCGTGGCCGACGAGGGGGCCTACGTCTCCTACCTGGAGGGCTGCACCGCCCCCATGCGCGACGAGAACCAGCTGCACGCCGCGGTGGTCGAGCTGGTGGCCAGGGACGGCGCCGAGATCAAGTACTCCACCGTGCAGAACTGGTACCCGGGCGACGCCGAGGGCAAGGGCGGCATCTACAACTTCGTCACCAAGCGCGGCGCGGCCCACCGCAAGAGCAAGATCAGCTGGACCCAGGTGGAGACCGGCAGCGCCATCACCTGGAAGTACCCCTCGGTGCTGCTGCTGGGCGACGACTCGGTGGGGGAGTTCTACTCGGTGGCCCTCACCAACCACCGCCAGCAGGCCGACACCGGCACCAAGATGATCCACGTGGGCAAGAACACCCGCTCCACCATCGTCTCCAAGGGCATCAGCGCGGGGCGCGGCCAGAACACCTACCGCGGGCTGGTCAAGGTGCAGAAGGGCGCCACCGGCGCCCGCAACTACTCGCAGTGCGACTCGCTCCTGATCGGCGACCAGTGCGGGGCCCACACCTTCCCCTCCATCGAGGTGAAGAACCGCACCGCCACGGTGGAGCACGAGGCCACCACCTCCAAGATCAGCGAGGACCAGCTGTTCTACTGCAGGCAGCGCGGCCTCTCCCAGGAGGACGCGGTGTCGATGATCGTCAACGGATTCGCCAAGCAGGTGCTGAAGGAGCTGCCCATGGAGTTCGCCGTGGAGGCCCAGAAGCTGCTCGGCCTGTCGCTGGAAGGGAGCGTCGGATGA
- the sufT gene encoding putative Fe-S cluster assembly protein SufT, with translation MAREPVILLRSVEATLIPQGEVALVPEGAWLVLQQSLGGSFTLMNDRGQLLRVAGEDADALGDKYVAEARAAAEARATSLEGPFDEAKVLKALEDVYDPEIPSNVVELGLIYSVASEPVEGGHRVLVHMTLTAPGCGVGPVLVDDVRRKCLSVPGVKQADVELVFDPPWDPSRMSEAARLQLGML, from the coding sequence ATGGCCCGCGAGCCCGTCATCCTGCTGCGCAGCGTGGAGGCCACCCTCATCCCGCAGGGCGAGGTGGCGCTGGTGCCCGAGGGGGCCTGGCTGGTGCTGCAGCAGTCGCTGGGCGGCAGCTTCACGCTCATGAACGACCGCGGCCAGCTGCTGCGCGTGGCCGGCGAGGACGCCGACGCGCTCGGCGACAAGTACGTGGCCGAGGCCAGGGCGGCCGCCGAGGCCCGCGCCACCTCGCTGGAGGGACCCTTCGACGAGGCCAAGGTGCTCAAGGCGCTGGAGGACGTCTACGACCCGGAGATCCCCTCCAACGTGGTGGAGCTGGGGCTGATCTACTCGGTGGCCAGCGAGCCGGTGGAGGGCGGCCACCGCGTGCTGGTCCACATGACGCTCACCGCGCCGGGCTGCGGGGTGGGGCCGGTGCTGGTGGACGACGTGCGCCGCAAGTGCCTCTCGGTGCCGGGCGTGAAGCAGGCCGACGTGGAGCTGGTCTTCGACCCGCCCTGGGACCCCTCGCGCATGAGCGAGGCGGCCAGGCTGCAGCTCGGCATGCTCTGA
- a CDS encoding TRIC cation channel family protein: MQDLPFQLPLAVDLAAVGLFAATGAMAARQKRYDLVGAVVLALVVGLGGALLRDGLFLQAGPPAALRDGRYLAVVLVGAAVGVFFARYLDRLRLGILLADAVGLGLYAVYGAQKALLLDLPPLSAVLVGTVNAVGGGLLRDVLVRDEPLLFKPGQFYAVAAVAGCSVFVLVDGLAGQTTRLAATAGVLTALALRVGSIRLGWRTGALSEEPPGP; this comes from the coding sequence GTGCAGGATCTCCCCTTCCAGCTGCCGCTGGCCGTCGACCTCGCGGCCGTCGGGCTCTTCGCCGCCACCGGCGCCATGGCGGCCCGGCAGAAGCGCTACGACCTGGTGGGCGCGGTGGTGCTGGCGCTGGTGGTCGGGCTGGGCGGCGCGCTGCTGCGGGACGGCCTCTTCCTGCAGGCGGGGCCCCCGGCCGCCCTGCGCGACGGCCGCTACCTGGCGGTGGTGCTGGTGGGGGCCGCGGTGGGCGTCTTCTTCGCCCGCTACCTCGACCGGCTGCGCCTCGGCATCCTGCTGGCCGACGCCGTCGGCCTGGGGCTCTACGCGGTCTACGGCGCCCAGAAGGCGCTGCTGCTCGACCTGCCGCCGCTCTCGGCGGTGCTGGTGGGCACGGTCAACGCGGTGGGGGGCGGGCTGCTGCGCGACGTGCTGGTGCGCGACGAGCCGCTCCTCTTCAAGCCCGGCCAGTTCTACGCCGTGGCGGCGGTGGCCGGCTGCTCGGTCTTCGTGCTGGTGGACGGCCTGGCCGGCCAGACCACCCGGCTGGCCGCCACCGCCGGCGTGCTCACCGCGCTGGCGCTCCGGGTCGGCTCCATCCGGCTGGGCTGGCGCACCGGCGCGCTCTCCGAGGAGCCGCCGGGGCCTTGA
- a CDS encoding FHA domain-containing protein codes for MNVLSARLQVIHSADAGAQGRVYALGADEVSLGREATSTIVIATEQASRQHARIVLVGEAHLLQDLGSTNGTFVNSKPVTEQRLQPGDVLRIASTVMKYLVEP; via the coding sequence ATGAACGTGCTCAGCGCCCGCCTGCAGGTCATCCACTCCGCCGACGCCGGGGCCCAGGGCCGGGTCTACGCGCTGGGCGCCGACGAGGTCTCGCTGGGGCGCGAGGCCACCAGCACCATCGTCATCGCCACCGAGCAGGCCTCGCGCCAGCACGCCCGCATCGTGCTGGTGGGCGAGGCCCACCTGCTGCAGGACCTCGGCTCGACCAACGGGACCTTCGTCAACTCGAAGCCGGTCACCGAGCAGCGGCTCCAGCCGGGAGACGTGCTGCGCATCGCCTCCACGGTGATGAAGTACCTGGTCGAGCCGTAG
- a CDS encoding aldo/keto reductase: MATKKPAPPGALRRRDLLKLGAAAALGAVGSRALARDEAEARPPRPAAGPWNPATAGSMPTRNLGRTGHRVGLFSLGCQAALEQPDNEAVALPILERALDLGVNYLDTSARYGGEARWSERYVGQVLKRRRGQVFVATKTHDRTRDGSLRLLDQSLELLQTSHVDLWQLHAMGTMADVEAVCAKGGALEAFERARAQGLTRFLGLSGHTDPDVLAEAIRRFPFDCVLMAFNAADPHHLPFQKDLLPLAVERELGIIGMKIPARGRLLAGWQPPPPEQQRASVKATRGGTLTMKEAMRYVLSQPVSTVIVGVDSVAQLEEDVAIARAFTPLTGPQLAALERKAEPVARQALWFRRQ; this comes from the coding sequence ATGGCCACCAAGAAGCCCGCGCCCCCCGGCGCCCTGCGCCGCCGCGATCTCCTCAAGCTCGGCGCCGCCGCGGCGCTCGGCGCGGTGGGGAGCCGGGCCCTGGCCCGCGACGAGGCGGAGGCCCGGCCGCCGCGCCCGGCCGCCGGCCCCTGGAACCCGGCCACCGCCGGCTCGATGCCCACCCGCAACCTGGGCCGGACCGGGCACCGGGTCGGCCTCTTCAGCCTGGGGTGCCAGGCGGCGCTGGAGCAGCCGGACAACGAGGCGGTGGCGCTGCCCATCCTGGAGCGGGCCCTCGACCTCGGCGTGAACTACCTCGACACCTCGGCCCGCTACGGCGGCGAGGCCCGCTGGAGCGAGCGCTACGTCGGGCAGGTGCTGAAGCGGCGGCGCGGCCAGGTCTTCGTGGCCACCAAGACCCACGACCGGACCCGCGACGGGTCGCTGCGGCTCCTCGACCAGTCGCTCGAGCTCCTCCAGACCAGCCACGTCGACCTGTGGCAGCTGCACGCCATGGGCACCATGGCCGACGTGGAGGCGGTGTGCGCCAAGGGCGGCGCCCTGGAGGCCTTCGAGCGGGCCCGGGCGCAGGGGCTGACCCGCTTCCTCGGCCTCTCCGGCCACACCGACCCGGACGTGCTGGCCGAGGCCATCCGGCGCTTCCCCTTCGACTGCGTCCTCATGGCGTTCAACGCCGCCGATCCGCACCACCTGCCCTTCCAGAAGGACCTGCTCCCGCTGGCGGTGGAGCGGGAGCTGGGGATCATCGGCATGAAGATCCCGGCCCGCGGCCGGCTGCTGGCCGGCTGGCAGCCGCCCCCGCCCGAGCAGCAGCGCGCCTCGGTCAAGGCCACCCGCGGCGGCACGCTCACCATGAAGGAGGCCATGCGCTACGTGCTGTCGCAGCCGGTCTCCACCGTCATCGTGGGTGTCGACTCCGTCGCCCAGCTCGAGGAGGACGTGGCCATCGCCCGCGCCTTCACGCCCCTCACCGGCCCGCAGCTGGCCGCGCTGGAGCGCAAGGCCGAGCCGGTGGCGCGCCAGGCGCTCTGGTTCCGGCGGCAGTAG
- a CDS encoding YcaO-like family protein, whose protein sequence is MARSGPLREGRRAALQQALGVTRVARLTGLDRAGVEVAAAIRPGGHVLQTCAGKGETWPQAVAGALAETAELCAAEQPLALVHGTAAELRQRFGARGVVGPADLAPALATPGWDHIRLAWRAADDLATGHPCLVPAHAVHCPPEGAEPLGPAVVPWTSNGMGAHPRREAALLHALLEVCERDQLARALPRGFTPAAVRTRLLAPGSLPRSAPRTAAWVARLAARGFQVHLLDATAALGLPCAAAVLVDREGGPVPVAAGYACRLGRDEALLAALLEAAQSRLTEIHGAREDVLHDDRAAALPLAARLARARPARRAAALPDLSAPDPRAALRLVLERLRRAGLARVAASDLAAPAGLCVVKVLVPGLLRSELLG, encoded by the coding sequence ATGGCCCGATCAGGTCCCCTTCGGGAGGGTCGCCGCGCCGCGCTCCAGCAGGCGCTGGGCGTGACCCGGGTGGCGCGCCTCACCGGGCTCGACCGGGCCGGGGTGGAGGTGGCGGCGGCCATCCGGCCCGGCGGCCACGTCCTGCAGACCTGCGCCGGCAAGGGCGAGACCTGGCCCCAGGCCGTGGCCGGGGCGCTGGCCGAGACCGCCGAGCTGTGCGCCGCCGAGCAGCCCCTGGCCCTGGTGCACGGCACCGCCGCCGAGCTGCGGCAGCGGTTCGGCGCCCGCGGGGTGGTGGGTCCGGCCGACCTGGCCCCCGCCCTGGCCACCCCGGGCTGGGACCACATCCGGCTGGCCTGGCGCGCCGCCGACGACCTGGCCACCGGCCACCCCTGCCTGGTGCCGGCCCACGCCGTGCATTGCCCGCCCGAGGGAGCCGAGCCGCTCGGGCCGGCGGTGGTGCCCTGGACCTCCAACGGCATGGGGGCCCATCCGCGCCGCGAGGCCGCCCTGCTCCACGCGCTGCTGGAGGTCTGCGAGCGGGACCAGCTGGCGCGCGCGCTGCCGCGGGGCTTCACGCCGGCCGCGGTGCGCACCCGGCTCCTCGCGCCGGGGTCGCTGCCCCGGTCGGCGCCGCGCACCGCCGCCTGGGTGGCCCGGCTCGCGGCGCGCGGCTTCCAGGTCCACCTGCTCGACGCCACCGCCGCCCTCGGCCTGCCCTGCGCCGCCGCGGTGCTGGTGGATCGGGAGGGCGGTCCGGTGCCGGTGGCGGCCGGCTACGCCTGCCGGCTGGGGCGCGACGAGGCGCTGCTGGCGGCGCTGCTCGAGGCGGCCCAGTCGCGGCTCACCGAGATCCACGGCGCCCGCGAGGACGTGCTGCACGACGACCGCGCCGCCGCCCTGCCGCTGGCCGCCCGGCTGGCCCGCGCCCGCCCGGCCCGCCGCGCCGCGGCGCTGCCCGACCTCTCGGCCCCCGACCCGCGCGCCGCCCTGCGCCTGGTGCTGGAGCGGCTGCGCCGCGCCGGCCTGGCGCGGGTGGCGGCCTCGGACCTGGCCGCCCCCGCCGGCCTGTGCGTGGTGAAGGTGCTGGTGCCCGGCCTCCTGCGCTCGGAGCTCCTCGGATGA
- the sufS gene encoding SufS family cysteine desulfurase, translating to MRPRRHGGPARRDLHVLPALARPGRGGGPLAADLRLRGRAGGDGAPRAPAGPRPRAGGRPAARRPQAPGGGVSGLPTSARPPAAPPLAAAPPPGPAAGAAPPPLDVARLRADFPALHQEVHGRLLVYLDNAATTQKPRAVIDAVARYYERDNANVHRGVHALSERATKAFEGARRTVARFLSADPREVIFVRGATEAVNLVAQTFGRQRVGPGDEVVVTTLEHHSNIVPWQLLCAEKGARVVPAPIDDAGDLDLAALEGLLGPRVRLLAVTQVSNALGTVTPLAEVIALARARGIPVLVDGAQGMPHLGADVGAMGADFYVWSGHKVYGPTGIGVLWGRREHLLAMPPWQGGGDMIRSVTFEKTTFNELPYKFEAGTPHIAGAIGLAAALDYLSAVGLPAVAAHEASLLAQAEEALRALPDVRLVGTPRRRAGALSFLMGDVHPHDLATIVDRQGVAIRAGHHCAQPLMKRLGVPATSRASFALYNTSADVEALVRALHAARKIFS from the coding sequence GTGCGGCCACGGCGGCACGGTGGGCCGGCTCGACGAGACCTCCATGTTCTACCTGCGCTCGCGCGGCCTGGACGAGGCGGCGGCCCGCTCGCTGCTGATCTACGCCTTCGCGGCCGAGCTGGTGGAGATGGTGCGCCCCGAGCCCCTGCGGGCCCGCGCCCGCGAGCTGGTGGCCGGCCGGCTGCCCGGCGGCCTCAGGCTCCTGGAGGCGGCGTGAGCGGCCTCCCCACCAGCGCCCGGCCGCCCGCGGCCCCGCCCCTGGCCGCCGCCCCGCCGCCCGGGCCCGCCGCAGGCGCCGCGCCCCCGCCCCTCGACGTGGCGCGGCTGCGCGCCGACTTCCCGGCGCTGCACCAGGAGGTGCACGGCCGGCTGCTGGTCTACCTGGACAACGCCGCCACCACCCAGAAGCCGCGCGCCGTCATCGACGCGGTGGCCCGCTACTACGAGCGGGACAACGCCAACGTGCACCGCGGCGTGCACGCCCTCTCCGAGCGGGCCACCAAGGCCTTCGAGGGGGCGCGCCGGACGGTGGCCAGGTTCCTCTCGGCCGATCCGCGCGAGGTGATCTTCGTGCGCGGCGCCACCGAGGCGGTCAACCTGGTGGCCCAGACCTTCGGGCGGCAGCGCGTCGGCCCGGGCGACGAGGTGGTGGTCACCACGCTCGAGCACCACTCCAACATCGTGCCCTGGCAGCTGCTCTGCGCCGAGAAGGGGGCCCGGGTGGTGCCGGCCCCCATCGACGACGCCGGCGATCTCGACCTGGCCGCGCTGGAGGGGCTGCTGGGGCCGCGGGTCCGGCTGCTGGCGGTGACCCAGGTCTCCAACGCGCTGGGCACGGTGACCCCGCTGGCCGAGGTCATCGCCCTGGCGCGCGCCCGCGGCATCCCGGTGCTGGTGGACGGGGCCCAGGGGATGCCGCACCTGGGCGCCGACGTGGGCGCCATGGGCGCCGACTTCTACGTCTGGAGCGGCCACAAGGTGTACGGCCCCACCGGCATCGGCGTCCTGTGGGGGCGCCGCGAGCACCTGCTCGCCATGCCGCCCTGGCAGGGCGGCGGCGACATGATCCGCTCGGTGACCTTCGAGAAGACCACCTTCAACGAGCTGCCGTACAAGTTCGAGGCCGGCACGCCGCACATCGCCGGCGCCATCGGCCTGGCGGCGGCGCTCGACTACCTCTCGGCGGTGGGGCTGCCGGCGGTGGCGGCCCACGAGGCCTCGCTGCTGGCCCAGGCCGAGGAGGCGCTGCGCGCCCTGCCGGACGTCCGGCTGGTGGGCACGCCGCGCCGCCGGGCCGGCGCGCTCAGCTTCCTCATGGGCGACGTCCACCCGCACGACCTGGCCACCATCGTGGACCGGCAGGGGGTGGCCATCCGCGCCGGCCACCACTGCGCCCAGCCGCTCATGAAGCGGCTCGGCGTGCCGGCCACCAGCCGGGCCTCCTTCGCCCTCTACAACACCAGCGCCGACGTGGAGGCGCTGGTGCGGGCGCTGCACGCCGCCAGGAAGATCTTCTCGTGA